Proteins from one Triticum aestivum cultivar Chinese Spring chromosome 7A, IWGSC CS RefSeq v2.1, whole genome shotgun sequence genomic window:
- the LOC123154770 gene encoding disease resistance protein RPM1-like — translation MAEIVILLAIKKIGIALANGAAHQASALVGKYKTQLQELQRSMDRVMRELRVMHDFLCQMDIRNRNLQVQESWLGEVRKVAHLMEDTVDEYLYQVGREHDIGCCFYLNKGFKKPRSLLSLNMIAFNVKEIEKDLSHLYETKNRWVPVNGGDTGSSNYIVERSQDLANISRSLDDEDLVGVDENKEKLVMWLAGDDLERSVVALLRMGGLGKTTLAASVYKKVREKFQCHVWVSISQNYSKEDVLRNIVKKLFEHNVSVLCSTVAMDITCLEETVKKFLEQHKYLIVLDDVWTPEAFDDLSRALAQNDKGSRLIITTREGSVAALASRGHILTMEALPEDKAWDLFCKKAFPRDTNHECNVELKPLSEEIVSKCKGLPLAIVLFPEDYLFKRKELVRLWTAEGFIEERGESTLEEVAEGYLKELIDRNMLRLVKRNSFGRMKKFRMHDILRELAMDLCQKNCFCVKNDNKCGESLQKDDGRRLVLHKLKNDMQQPFSNMHQLRTVITLGGSKSTLDLLPRLCDKSRYMTVLELSGLPFDRIPNAIGDLFNLRHLGLRNTKVKLLPKSVTKLSNLLTLDLYRSDIHELPSGIVKLKKLRHLFAEKTIDPDWRGIACCHGVCIPNDLGNLTNLQTLYALEAQDESLRLLGELRQLRSLRLLNVKGSYCGRISESLVQMRHLSLLSVNASDGNEVLLLNVLLPSLQKLRLRGRLAEWSLDESPLFQGVGGQNLYELSLYWSQLREDPLPSLSRLSNLTCLQFTRAYNGEQLTFLSGWFPKLKILFLRDLPNLNRLEIQQGAMASLEKLYLTNLNSMTEVPPGIEFLLSLQYLTFREITNDFLSVLRGCSAIEGTQWQHTLRR, via the exons ATGGCGGAGATTGTGATTCTTCTAGCCATTAAAAAGATTGGAATTGCCTTGGCAAATGGAGCGGCACACCAAGCCAGCGCGTTGGTTGGAAAGTACAAGACACAACTGCAGGAGTTACAGCGCAGCATGGATCGTGTCATGAGGGAGCTTCGCGTAATGCATGATTTTCTTTGTCAAATGGACATTCGAAACCGCAACTTACAAGTGCAAGAGAGCTGGTTGGGGGAAGTACGAAAAGTAGCACATTTGATGGAGGACACGGTGGATGAGTATTTGTATCAAGTTGGTCGGGAACATGATATAGGGTGTTGCTTTTACTTGAATAAAGGGTTCAAAAAACCAAGATCTCTGCTTTCTTTGAACATGATAGCTTTCAACGTGAAGGAAATAGAGAAAGACCTTTCACACCTGTATGAGACAAAAAACCGTTGGGTTCCTGTGAACGGTGGGGATACTGGCAGCTCAAATTATATCGTCGAGAGGTCCCAAGATCTAGCAAACATCTCACGCTCGCTTGATGATGAAGATCTAGTGGGGGTGgatgaaaacaaagaaaaacttGTGATGTGGTTGGCAGGTGATGATCTAGAACGCTCTGTGGTAGCATTGCTCAGAATGGGAGGGCTTGGTAAAACAACGTTAGCTGCAAGTGTCTACAAGAAGGTGAGAGAGAAATTCCAGTGTCATGTTTGGGTCTCCATCTCTCAAAATTATTCTAAAGAAGATGTCTTGAGGAATATAGTCAAGAAACTTTTTGAACATAATGTCAGTGTTCTATGTAGCACTGTGGCTATGGACATCACGTGCCTTGAAGAGACGGTGAAGAAGTTTCTGGAGCAACATAAGTATTTGATTGTGTTGGATGATGTTTGGACTCCAGAAGCATTTGATGACTTGTCTAGGGCACTTGCTCAAAATGATAAGGGCAGTAGATTGATTATCACAACAAGGGAAGGCAGTGTTGCTGCGCTTGCCTCTCGAGGGCATATCTTAACAATGGAAGCTTTACCAGAAGACAAGGCATGGGACCTCTTTTGTAAGAAAGCCTTTCCAAGAGATACAAATCATGAATGCAATGTGGAGTTGAAGCCTTTATCTGAGGAAATAGTTAGCAAGTGCAAAGGCTTGCCTCTTGCTATTGT CTTGTTTCCTGAAGACTATCTTTTCAAAAGGAAAGAACTTGTACGATTATGGACAGCCGAGGGGTTCATCGAGGAGAGGGGTGAAAGCACATTAGAAGAAGTGGCAGAAGGCTATCTGAAGGAGTTGATTGATAGAAACATGCTACGACTTGTTAAAAGGAACAGTTTTGGTAGGATGAAGAAATTCAGAATGCACGATATCTTACGTGAATTGGCAATGGACTTGTGCCAGAAGAACTGCTTTTGTGTTAAAAATGACAATAAATGTGGGGAGTCTCTTCAGAAGGATGATGGGCGTCGATTGGTGCTGCATAAACTAAAAAATGACATGCAACAACCATTTTCCAATATGCACCAACTTCGAACTGTCATTACATTGGGCGGTAGCAAGTCGACATTGGATCTACTACCTCGGCTATGTGATAAGTCGAGATATATGACAGTGCTAGAATTAAGTGGTCTACCCTTCGATAGGATTCCAAATGCTATTGGTGATCTTTTTAATCTTCGCCATTTGGGTTTGCGTAATACAAAAGTGAAGTTACTCCCGAAGTCTGTTACGAAGCTTTCGAATTTGTTGACACTGGACCTTTATAGATCTGACATACATGAGTTGCCTAGTGGGATTGTGAAACTGAAGAAGCTCAGACACTTATTTGCTGAGAAAACTATTGATCCGGATTGGAGAGGAATTGCATGTTGCCATGGTGTGTGTATCCCCAATGATCTCGGAAATCTAACAAACCTGCAGACGCTATACGCGTTGGAAGCACAAGATGAGTCTCTTAGACTACTAGGGGAGCTGAGGCAACTAAGGAGCTTGAGGTTATTAAATGTGAAAGGAAGCTATTGTGGACGTATCAGTGAATCTCTAGTTCAAATGCGGCATTTGTCCTTGCTATCTGTGAATGCAAGTGATGGGAATGAGGTTCTCCTATTGAATGTCCTCCTGCCAAGCCTGCAAAAGCTACGTCTGAGAGGACGGTTAGCAGAATGGTCATTGGATGAGTCTCCTCTCTTCCAAGGTGTAGGCGGGCAGAACTTGTATGAATTGTCTCTATATTGGTCACAATTGAGAGAAGACCCCCTGCCATCCCTTTCCCGGTTGTCAAATTTGACGTGTCTACAGTTCACAAGAGCATACAATGGAGAGCAGCTGACATTTCTCTCGGGTTGGTTTCCCAAGCTAAAGATTCTCTTTCTAAGAGACTTGCCTAATCTGAATCGGCTAGAGATACAGCAAGGTGCCATGGCGAGCCTGGAAAAATTATACTTAACCAACCTCAACAGCATGACTGAGGTTCCACCGGGCATTGAGTTCCTCCTGTCCCTCCAGTATCTAACCTTCCGTGAAATTACCAATGACTTCTTGTCGGTGCTGCGCGGATGTTCTGCAATTGAAGGGACACAGTGGCAGCATACTCTCCGACGTTGA